One window of Trifolium pratense cultivar HEN17-A07 linkage group LG5, ARS_RC_1.1, whole genome shotgun sequence genomic DNA carries:
- the LOC123883739 gene encoding probable polygalacturonase isoform X2 has protein sequence MLVALLLLLALSNVVNVYGDVEQCGSNPKLDPRPHSVSILEFGAVGDGKTLNTIAFQNAIFYLKSFADKGGAQLYVPPGNWLTGSFNLTSHLTLFLEKGAVIIGSQDPSHWDVIEALPSYGRGKDVPDGRYKSLINGNKLEDVVITGNNGTIDGNGMVWWEWYKSHSLNHSRPHLVEIISSDSVVVSNLTFLNAPAYSIHPVYCSNVHIQNISISAPPESPYTAGIVPDSSDNVCIEDCIVSIGFDAISLKSGWDEYGIAYGRPIEKVHIRRVQLNAFSGSAISFGTEMSGGISNVLIEHVHIWNSNSGVEFRTNIGRGGYIKEIAISNLEMENVHTAISAKGNSGFHPDDKFDPKAFPLLNHITLKDIIGANITVAGSFSGIEESPFTNICLSNITLSINSASSVTWECSNVSGFSDSVSPKPCQELDNPSNSSSSSCFYLMSPLGGKTAGL, from the exons ATGCTT GTGGCATTGCTCTTGCTTCTGGCATTGAGCAATGTCGTGAATGTTTATGGAGATGTTGAGCAGTGTGGTTCGAATCCAAAATTGGATCCTAGACCACATAGTGTCTCTATTTTGGAGTTTGGTGCAGTTGGAGATGGTAAAACACTGAATACAATTGCATTCCAGAATGCAATTTTCTATCTCAAGTCATTTGCCGATAAGGGTGGTGCTCAGCTCTACGTGCCACCAGGAAATTGGCTCACGGGTAGTTTCAATCTTACCAGCCATCTTACCCTATTTTTGGAGAAAGGCGCTGTCATTATTGGATCTCAG gaTCCATCTCATTGGGATGTTATAGAAGCCTTACCTTCTTATGGCCGAGGGAAAGATGTTCCTGACGGAAGATACAAGAGCTTGATAAATGGTAACAAGTTGGAGGATGTGGTCATAACAG GCAATAATGGAACCATCGACGGCAATGGAATGGTTTGGTGGGAGTGGTATAAGTCTCATTCCCTTAACCACAGCCGTCCTCATCTGGTTGAAATTATATCATCCGATTCTGTCGTAGTTTCAAATCTTACATTCTTGAATGCTCCAGCATATAGCATCCACCCAGTTTATTGCAG TAATGTACATATTCAAAATATTTCAATCTCCGCTCCTCCAGAATCACCTTATACTGCTGGCATAGTACCAG ATTCTTCTGATAACGTTTGTATAGAAGATTGTATTGTATCCATTGGATTCGATGCAATTTCTCTTAAAAGTGGATGGGATGAGTATGGAATTGCCTATGGAAGACCAATTGAGAAAGTACACATAAGAAGGGTTCAACTTAATGCATTTTCCGGCTCTGCTATTTCATTTGGTACTGAAATGTCTGGCGGAATTTCAAATGTACTAATAGAACATGTTCACATTTGGAACTCAAATAGTGGCGTTGAGTTCAGAACAAACATAGGAAGAGGTGGTTATATAAAAGAAATTGCAATATCAAACCTAGAAATGGAAAATGTTCATACAGCAATTTCAGCCAAAGGTAATTCTGGTTTTCATCCTGACGACAAATTTGATCCAAAAGCTTTTCCACTTTTGAATCACATTACTTTGAAGGATATTATCGGCGCGAATATCACAGTTGCTGGAAGCTTTTCTGGAATAGAAGAATCACCCTTCACAAACATTTGCCTTTCAAATATAACCTTGTCAATAAATTCGGCTTCTTCCGTTACATGGGAATGTTCAAATGTCTCGGGATTTTCAGACTCGGTGTCCCCTAAACCTTGTCAAGAACTTGATAACCCTTCAAATTCTTCTTCATCGTCGTGTTTCTACCTCATGAGTCCTCTCGGTGGAAAAACTGCAGGACTTTAA
- the LOC123883739 gene encoding probable polygalacturonase isoform X1 encodes MLVALLLLLALSNVVNVYGDVEQCGSNPKLDPRPHSVSILEFGAVGDGKTLNTIAFQNAIFYLKSFADKGGAQLYVPPGNWLTGSFNLTSHLTLFLEKGAVIIGSQDPSHWDVIEALPSYGRGKDVPDGRYKSLINGNKLEDVVITGNNGTIDGNGMVWWEWYKSHSLNHSRPHLVEIISSDSVVVSNLTFLNAPAYSIHPVYCSNVHIQNISISAPPESPYTAGIVPDSSDNVCIEDCIVSIGFDAISLKSGWDEYGIAYGRPIEKVHIRRVQLNAFSGSAISFGTEMSGGISNVLIEHVHIWNSNSGVEFRTNIGRGGYIKEIAISNLEMENVHTAISAKGNSGFHPDDKFDPKAFPLLNHITLKDIIGANITVAGSFSGIEESPFTNICLSNITLSINSASSVTWECSNVSGFSDSVSPKPCQELDNPSNSSSSSCFYLMSPLGGKTAGL; translated from the exons ATGCTT GTGGCATTGCTCTTGCTTCTGGCATTGAGCAATGTCGTGAATGTTTATGGAGATGTTGAGCAGTGTGGTTCGAATCCAAAATTGGATCCTAGACCACATAGTGTCTCTATTTTGGAGTTTGGTGCAGTTGGAGATGGTAAAACACTGAATACAATTGCATTCCAGAATGCAATTTTCTATCTCAAGTCATTTGCCGATAAGGGTGGTGCTCAGCTCTACGTGCCACCAGGAAATTGGCTCACGGGTAGTTTCAATCTTACCAGCCATCTTACCCTATTTTTGGAGAAAGGCGCTGTCATTATTGGATCTCAG gaTCCATCTCATTGGGATGTTATAGAAGCCTTACCTTCTTATGGCCGAGGGAAAGATGTTCCTGACGGAAGATACAAGAGCTTGATAAATGGTAACAAGTTGGAGGATGTGGTCATAACAG GCAATAATGGAACCATCGACGGCAATGGAATGGTTTGGTGGGAGTGGTATAAGTCTCATTCCCTTAACCACAGCCGTCCTCATCTGGTTGAAATTATATCATCCGATTCTGTCGTAGTTTCAAATCTTACATTCTTGAATGCTCCAGCATATAGCATCCACCCAGTTTATTGCAG TAATGTACATATTCAAAATATTTCAATCTCCGCTCCTCCAGAATCACCTTATACTGCTGGCATAGTACCAG ATTCTTCTGATAACGTTTGTATAGAAGATTGTATTGTATCCATTGGATTCGATGCAATTTCTCTTAAAAGTGGATGGGATGAGTATGGAATTGCCTATGGAAGACCAATTGAGAAAGTACACATAAGAAGGGTTCAACTTAATGCATTTTCCGGCTCTGCTATTTCATTTGGTACTGAAATGTCTGGCGGAATTTCAAATGTACTAATAGAACATGTTCACATTTGGAACTCAAATAGTGGCGTTGAGTTCAGAACAAACATAGGAAGAGGTGGTTATATAAAAGAAATTGCAATATCAAACCTAGAAATGGAAAATGTTCATACAGCAATTTCAGCCAAAGGTAATTCTGGTTTTCATCCTGACGACAAATTTGATCCAAAAGCTTTTCCACTTTTGAATCACATTACTTTGAAG GATATTATCGGCGCGAATATCACAGTTGCTGGAAGCTTTTCTGGAATAGAAGAATCACCCTTCACAAACATTTGCCTTTCAAATATAACCTTGTCAATAAATTCGGCTTCTTCCGTTACATGGGAATGTTCAAATGTCTCGGGATTTTCAGACTCGGTGTCCCCTAAACCTTGTCAAGAACTTGATAACCCTTCAAATTCTTCTTCATCGTCGTGTTTCTACCTCATGAGTCCTCTCGGTGGAAAAACTGCAGGACTTTAA
- the LOC123886598 gene encoding uncharacterized protein LOC123886598, translated as MKKTTQVKKSKNVQELPSFSIGLTPSDEDKRNDTDSSSSGGQKHKRKTGDAKDNEKKNKKKKEHKKGDESIASRGRNKKPQIEAQDSDETSSDDENERNGKKVSCAIENVKQDMVKKDSDADARLRHKMSVPKVYDLMHSVHVKKRRDEIIDQLNNCGFGGMLHICNWTRIHTFFIDWVVRRFEKEHMWIRLSDTEVLELKEDDVHRVYELPMAGKKIDTNLCSDGAIRRLRKELGLTGDYSPVVKVAELERILKTTEKPKTWVKGIICFIIHNILCPTNKGNVSLQYADILEDPAGVSSYNWCSHVLDYMKKGLQSPGVLNPLADFHFLMINYMDKMGKRSPFLTGKYKRPPLRDWDVKAANQELAKIHDIMGLENGLTADRGTRQ; from the exons ATGAAGAAAACGACACAG GTGAAAAAATCAAAGAACGTACAGGAATTGCCATCCTTCAGTATCGGGCTGACACCGTCAGATGAGGATAAAAGGAATGACACCGATTCATCATCCAGTGGTGGTCAAAAACATAAGCGAAAAACAGGAGATGCAAAAGATAatgaaaagaagaataaaaaaaagaaggaacatAAAAAGGGTGATGAAAGCATTGCTTCTCGTGGTCGTAATAAGAAACCACAAATAGAGGCACAAGATTCCGATGAGACAAGTTCGgatgatgaaaatgaaaggAATGGTAAGAAAGTTTCTTGTGCTATTGAAAATGTGAAACAAGATATGGTGAAGAAAGATTCTGATGCAGATGCAAGACTGAGGCATAAGATGAGTGTACCTAAGGTCTATGACCTTATGCATTCAGTACATGTCAAAAAAAGGAGAGACGAAATAATTGACCAACTAAACAACTGTGGCTTTGGAGGGATGCTACATATCTGTAACTGGACAAGGATCCACACCTTTTTTATCGATTGGGTTGTCAGAAGATTTGAAAAGGAACATATGTGGATAAGATTGAGCGATACGGAGGTCCTAGAGTTGAAAGAGGATGATGTGCATAGAGTCTATGAACTTCCAATGGCTGGAAAGAAGATAGACACTAATCTTTGCTCTGATGGAGCAATTAGAAGGCTAAGGAAGGAATTGGGATTGACTGGAGATTATTCTCCAGTTGTGAAGGTTGCTGAATTAGAAAGGATACTGAAGACTacagaaaaacctaaaacatGGGTGAAGGGTATAATTTGTTTCATCATTCATAACATTTTGTGCCCGACTAATAAAGGCAATGTGTCACTGCAGTATGCAGATATTTTAGAAGATCCAGCCGGTGTATCTTCATATAACTGGTGCTCACATGTTCTAGACTATATGAAAAAAGGCCTGCAATCTCCAGGAGTTTTAAATCCATTAGCAGATTTCCACTTCCTAATG ATTAACTACATGGATAAAATGGGGAAACGAAGCCCATTTTTGACGGGCAAATACAAGCGGCCACCCCTTCGTGATTGGGATGTCAAGGCGGCAAACCAGGAACTTGCCAAGATCCATGATATCATGGGGCTTGAAAATGGATTGACAGCTGATCGTGGGACGCGACAATGA
- the LOC123883741 gene encoding uncharacterized protein LOC123883741 produces the protein MPNTRSRGEIIEQPFDEPERLLNERRRNLSTQPENIETEILTLEVTEEIINEIVDEPVMAENRPLRSYAIPSQEEPHNSIAAPAIEANNFELKPSLLAIVQQNQFSGNPADDPNLHLSIFLQYADTIKANGVSPEAIRLRLFPFSLRDKARAWLQSLPSNSVATWDELKKVFLARYFPPSKTAMLRAQINGFRQRDNESLFEAWERYKEMIRICPHHGLENWLIIHTFYNGLLYNTRMTIDAAAGGALMDKPYNQAYQLIESMAQNHYQWGNERTTVEKPQTKGGMYEISNMDHINAKLDALTQKIESLTNAPKATVAATIQNCELCGAQSHTIAECRLLTEAPTDQVNYTQGNSYNQNQRNHPYLSYNSNNALYAPGQTPTPSPPGFQEPAQNAPMKSNLELMMENFIALQSQTNKEFLNQNIHTNEQIKQLTSRLELLTTHNKMLETQIAQVAQQQASTSAPAGIFPGQPQPNPRGHVNAVILRSGTQYDGPADPRTKNPAMLPNSDKTTEKESEPKEKEDSGEETKEKEKPYVPPPPYKPPIPYPQRLVQSKNVGQFKKFVELLQKLNITIPFTEAITQMPSYAKFLKDILTNKKKIEEEETVMLTAECSAILQNDMPPKLKDPGSFSIPCVIGNYVIDRALCDLGASISLMPMSICEKLNLGELRPTKMSIQFADRSVKYPLGILENVPVRVGQFYIPTDFIVMDIREDSNTPIILGRPFLATAGAIIDVKKGKLTFEVGEEKVEFILTQFMNASAIEDSCYMLDVVKECGKEMEKDKTKNSEILKTLIPPTHKNGNDDLAKSLKKSSYYRLDIAETNVDNTPFKRVPPDILKAHPESNIFQNKTSPFASKKKKRKRKTPMRWFDMFKWRPKDVGHNFKDVSLEEAPY, from the coding sequence atgcCCAATACTCGCTCACGAGGCGAGATAATTGAGCAACCCTTTGACGAACCCGAGCGTCTTCTTAACGAACGACGCCGAAATTTAAGTACTCAACCCGAGAATATCGAAACCGAAATTCTCACTCTCGAAGTAACCGAAGAAATCATTAACGAAATAGTTGACGAACCAGTCATGGCTGAAAATCGTCCACTTAGATCTTACGCTATTCCTTCGCAAGAAGAACCGCATAATAGCATCGCTGCCCCCGCTATTGAAGCAAACAATTTCGAGCTTAAACCTTCATTGTTGGCTATAGtacaacaaaaccaattctccGGAAATCCCGCGGACGACCCTAATCTACATTTGTCCATATTCTTGCAATATGCCGATACTATCAAAGCTAATGGTGTCAGTCCCGAAGCTATAAGACTTCGTTTATTCCCATTCTCATTAAGGGATAAAGCTAGAGCCTGGCTCCAGTCCCTACCATCCAACTCCGTCGCAACATGGGACGAGTTGAAGAAAGTCTTTCTAGCAAGATATTTCCCGCCTAGCAAGACTGCTATGCTAAGAGCCCAAATCAATGGATTTAGACAAAGAGACAACGAATCACTTTTCGAAGCATGGGAAAGATACAAAGAAATGATTAGGATATGTCCTCATCATGGGCTCGAAAATTGGCTAATTATCCACACCTTTTACAATGGTCTCTTGTATAATACAAGAATGACAATAGACGCCGCAGCTGGTGGCGCACTTATGGATAAACCATACAACCAAGCCTATCAGCTTATCGAGAGCATGGCTCAGAACCATTATCAGTGGGGAAACGAGAGAACAACCGTAGAGAAACCTCAAACGAAAGGTGGAATGTACGAAATCAGCAACATGGACCACATCAACGCCAAGTTAGATGCCTTAACTCAAAAGATAGAGAGTCTAACCAACGCACCCAAAGCCACCGTGGCTGCAACAATACAAAATTGTGAGTTGTGCGGAGCTCAAAGTCATACTATCGCTGAATGTCGACTTCTAACCGAAGCTCCCACCGACCAAGTGAATTACACTCAAGGGAACTCTTACAATCAAAACCAGAGAAATCACCCGTACCTTTCGTACAATAGCAACAACGCTTTATATGCACCTGGCCAAACACCTACTCCTTCGCCACCAGGATTCCAAGAACCTGCTCAAAATGCTCCTATGAAGTCAAACCTTGAATTGATGATGGAGAACTTCATAGCCCTACAATCTCAAACTAACAAGGAATTCCTAAATCAAAACATACACACTAATGAGCAAATTAAGCAATTAACAAGCAGGCTAGAACTCTTGACCACTCACAATAAGATGTTAGAAACACAAATCGCACAAGtggcacaacaacaagcatctACCTCTGCTCCTGCAGGCATATTTCCTGGCCAGCCTCAGCCAAACCCTAGGGGACATGTGAATGCTGTTATATTACGAAGTGGGACACAATACGATGGACCAGCTGATCCTAGAACTAAAAATCCTGCCATGCTACCCAATTCCGATAAGACAACCGAGAAGGAGAGTGAACCAAAAGAAAAGGAGGATAGTggagaggaaaccaaagagaaagagaaacctTACGTTCCTCCCCCACCATATAAACCACCCATCCCGTATCCTCAAAGATTAGTACAATCCAAAAACGTAGGGCAGTTTAAGAAATTTGTAGAGCttctacaaaaactaaacatcacAATACCTTTTACAGAAGCTATCACACAAATGCCCTCGTACGCTAAGTTTCTTAAAGATATCTTAACTAATAAGAAAAAGATCGAGGAAGAAGAAACCGTTATGCTTACTGCCGAGTGTAGCGCCATACTCCAAAATGATATGCCTCCTAAGCTAAAAGACCCAGGAAGTTTTTCCATACCCTGTGTAATTGGAAATTATGTAATAGATAGGGCCCTATGCGATTTAGGAGCCAGTATCAGCTTAATGCCTATGTCCATATGCGAAAAACTTAATTTAGGAGAATTGAGACCAACTAAAATGTCAATACAATTCGCTGACCGTTCTGTCAAATACCCCTTAGGTATACTAGAAAACGTGCCAGTACGTGTAGGTCAATTCTATATCCCTACCGATTTTATAGTCATGGACATAAGGGAAGATTCCAATACGCCCATAATCTTAGGAAGGCCATTCTTAGCAACCGCCGGTGCCATAATAGATGTGAAAAAAGGAAAGCTCACCTTTGAAGTAggtgaagaaaaagttgaatttatctTAACACAATTCATGAACGCATCAGCCATTGAAGATAGTTGCTATATGTTAGACGTCGTCAAAGAATGTGGAAAAGAGATGGAGAAAGATAAAACCAAAAATTCTGAAATTCTAAAAACTCTCATCCCTCCGACTCATAAAAATGGTAATGACGACCTAGCTAAAAGTTTAAAGAAAAGCTCTTACTATAGACTCGACATAGCTGAAACAAATGTCGATAACACACCCTTTAAACGAGTACCTCCCGACATACTAAAAGCCCACCCAGAAAGTAATATCTTCCAAAATAAAACATCTCCGTTTGcctccaagaaaaagaaaagaaaaaggaaaacacCTATGAGATGGTTTGACATGTTCAAATGGAGACCTAAGGATGTTGGACATAATTTTAAGGACGTGAGTTTGGAAGAGGCACCATACTAA
- the LOC123886600 gene encoding uncharacterized protein LOC123886600: MVIVKSDMGHILATAYNRVVVLLTKHEIGYCETYFPLRGRPPLDPSARIMCVGMVPNHFVYVKLKVGCPLPSTCKEWKNHRAPEAGTWEDTFMDRMVEFDELMKNEKGDMKMETNEDDPVVVRDK; the protein is encoded by the coding sequence ATGGTGATTGTGAAATCAGATATGGGGCATATCCTTGCAACGGCCTACAACCGCGTTGTAGTTTTATTAACTAAACACGAGATTGGTTATTGTGAAACCTATTTTCCACTGCGCGGTCGTCCACCGTTGGATCCATCTGCACGCATTATGTGTGTTGGTATGGTTCCAAACCATTTTGTGTATGTTAAATTGAAGGTTGGGTGTCCACTGCCTTCAACTTGTAAGGAATGGAAAAATCATAGGGCGCCAGAGGCTGGGACTTGGGAGGATACATTTATGGACCGGATGGTTGAGTTTGACGAACtcatgaagaatgaaaaagGTGACATGAAGATGGAAACAAATGAAGATGATCCTGTAGTTGTgagagacaaatga